A DNA window from Aminipila luticellarii contains the following coding sequences:
- a CDS encoding ABC transporter ATP-binding protein produces METILEVKNLTKLYKNGRGVKNISFSIQKGDIVGLLGPNGSGKTTIMKTIMGLTHGSESSVTVFGNDVETDVEKTLEKVGGLIERPAIFEHLSAKDNLRMMARYYPHVDEERIQQVLEATRISQYQKEKCGKFSLGMKQRLGLALAILSDPELVILDEPTNGLDIEGTVEIREIIKKMSAEKGTSFLIASHLAPEIEKTCNKVAIVHDGELLSFETMEEALRLNPTLEDYFLSKVKDKRGSVLI; encoded by the coding sequence ATGGAAACGATACTTGAGGTAAAAAATCTTACAAAATTATATAAGAACGGAAGAGGTGTTAAAAATATCAGTTTTTCAATTCAAAAAGGGGATATCGTCGGACTGCTGGGGCCAAATGGCTCCGGAAAGACCACGATCATGAAGACGATCATGGGTCTGACTCACGGAAGCGAGAGCAGTGTCACCGTATTTGGAAACGATGTGGAGACAGACGTAGAAAAGACATTGGAAAAGGTAGGGGGATTAATTGAACGGCCGGCTATTTTTGAGCATTTGTCCGCTAAGGATAACCTAAGAATGATGGCGAGGTATTATCCGCATGTGGATGAGGAAAGAATTCAACAGGTGCTGGAGGCAACCCGAATCAGCCAATACCAGAAAGAAAAGTGCGGAAAATTTTCATTGGGAATGAAACAGAGACTGGGATTGGCACTGGCGATTTTGTCCGATCCGGAGCTCGTCATACTGGATGAGCCTACGAATGGGCTGGATATAGAAGGAACGGTAGAAATAAGAGAAATTATTAAGAAGATGTCGGCAGAAAAAGGAACGTCGTTTTTAATTGCCAGTCATCTTGCACCTGAGATTGAAAAAACCTGCAATAAGGTGGCAATTGTCCACGATGGGGAACTGTTATCTTTTGAGACCATGGAAGAGGCATTGCGGCTGAATCCTACTTTAGAGGATTATTTTTTATCGAAAGTAAAAGATAAAAGAGGATCCGTACTGATTTGA
- a CDS encoding ABC transporter permease yields the protein MTTFIASLKNELMKIFTRKKFLVLLIIEILICILCGGVNYLIGKASAGAVSTSLMLSNMPMNMLSFFIQIYIPLMIFMASCDLFALEVQDGTIRASFMRPVSRFKLYASKITAITIMSVLYLGVLFVLTTIMRWAGGSASTAAMGLVGSFAAYFLDIFPLIILILFAAMLNQFSSSPSLSIIICVILYAGLYIMGILVPQASGLLFTGYAEWHKLWLGITLPFVSMLSKISLLVGYGLVFGCIGYYLFERKEV from the coding sequence GTGACAACATTTATTGCAAGTTTAAAAAATGAACTCATGAAAATTTTTACGAGAAAAAAGTTTTTGGTCTTACTTATTATAGAGATCCTGATTTGTATTTTATGCGGGGGTGTCAACTATTTAATCGGCAAGGCTTCGGCAGGAGCTGTTTCTACATCGCTGATGCTTTCCAATATGCCGATGAATATGCTGTCCTTTTTTATTCAGATTTATATACCTCTGATGATCTTTATGGCTTCCTGTGACTTGTTCGCATTGGAAGTGCAGGACGGAACCATACGGGCCTCTTTCATGAGACCGGTCAGCAGGTTTAAATTGTACGCATCAAAGATTACCGCTATTACTATTATGTCGGTCCTATATTTAGGGGTACTATTTGTATTGACCACGATCATGAGATGGGCAGGAGGCTCCGCAAGTACAGCGGCAATGGGACTTGTGGGCAGCTTTGCCGCTTATTTTCTGGATATATTTCCGCTGATCATTTTAATTTTATTTGCTGCCATGCTGAACCAATTTTCAAGCAGCCCATCGCTTTCTATCATCATATGCGTTATACTATATGCAGGGCTGTATATTATGGGAATTCTTGTGCCGCAGGCCAGCGGACTTTTATTTACAGGCTATGCCGAATGGCATAAGCTATGGCTTGGAATCACTCTTCCATTTGTTTCCATGCTATCTAAGATTAGTTTGCTTGTGGGATATGGACTGGTTTTCGGATGCATAGGCTATTATTTATTTGAAAGAAAAGAAGTGTAG